A genomic window from Flavobacterium sp. I3-2 includes:
- a CDS encoding T9SS type A sorting domain-containing protein, producing the protein MRKIYLLFLVLLLSMLRVNAQSSLYQFTIENGTYVPLTGGIVFQTSSGDPIAAVNGDPGQDSKTSAAVTIPAFEFAGVTYTSVRVTSNGQMVFGSTGTLSAYEYKAISTSFADNKVLSPFGADLNVGATGISDIRFQVVGNESVVEWRNFRRFGKTESFSFQIRMNNTTGVIKFIYNGNPPYDVSTDYYPQIGIKNSTSDYQYLILGSGDSWVNANTSITGVTSSSICKFNGVTGFVDGLTYVFTPPLPCAGVPNGGLVSVARQNLCSGATPTTISVGLVNPGLSGISYKWQESTDNATWTDVAGATAGITLSYTPPAYNGTTKYYRLKTTCANGAGVAYSTVCEITGAGAPLSATSLTFSNVTDFSMNIGWINGGGNRRVVVINDTNTFVNPVDGNDAALVAATAYSGSGQQIIYDGTGTSVSVTQLNCSKTYYVRVYEYVRCGSAAPYSYNYGVALSGSQMTTATTLSTTVVNMPEAITLTGFTGSNLSTVSPGWDERAGDGSFTTTTSAWTNSSVNGVTTARINLYTTSRKEWIISPPVNLNEASRVTFKAAMTAATSTTVASNGGMVNTDDKIQVMISTDACGNIWTPLYTIDASNAAQFGTSLVPQEVLIPSSYIGQNVRIGFKAVDGPVDDTNDYYFHLADIVIEKLPACSDVFGVTITNVAKNSATISWNVSTPAPTVGYEYEIRTTGEPGTPGAIQTGTVTSDFNTKNVTGLLPETGYTVYVRTNCLSGQNGAWSEVKTFTTLCDYPDLVSTTPGSRCGFGTVNLSANYLNNPIVSWYSSSTGGLPLFTGANFVTPNVDTTTSYFVQAGVATPNSVVKVGNGTSNSTAAGESPLYYNYGGYKHQYIYTAEELLNAGLMAGPINSVAFDVKTASSVNRLGFTIYIGTTTQNTATSTHISGLNLVYSNAAQPMNLGVNPYVFTTPFVWDGTSNIVVQVNWSNNNGGNNSESGSVAYHSTSPASKTTYTYVDNRTVAQLLGTLTGGVPNDSGTTSGGTTTSSSRANTFFNGVAICSSPRTEVVATVTPAPVLTLSTNSVEICEGQTSTVTVTAGAADYSSFVWSPTTGVTGNATTGWVFNPTESTVYTLTASQSTGSLCSNALIVDVKVNPLPLMLDLGEEHQVCAGTVLQLKVGDNTVWPSNYFNSFESSQVQGFVTSATGGVSTNTTTLVASVGARSLQITHASSASGYVTLTNSLDLSSFATPYLSFDHIAALEGSGDYSYDYGYVEYSLDGGTTWVVFKPADYVGTAEAIGSTDAIGQRFSTRSYADWKAAITSSSSDPTNALWKPARFNFPTNGDLSNVKIRFKVTSDSSTSYAGWFIDNVNIKEAPLTTAIWTPATNLYTDAAATVPYVAGSDAAIVYFKSAVAMAETDYEVTVISAADCSVTQTVAITNVFVDTPVAADQSFCDEVEVSDVIVTGLTTGATLKWYASETSTTEITSIAATGTYYVVQELNGCSSSRVAVEIELNGVNVAPVAPANQNFCGIATVSDLEVTALTGNTIGWFGSETSTTELTSTTELTSGVYYVSQYNGHCWSPRASVTVSVVPVPSAPAVTAQNFCGTRPLSEINFGQASNATLKWYETATSTAVLPMTLSVATGTYYVSQTIGGCESSRVAVSVTVQAVLPAPVAPATQLYCGSTLISDLAANAASGGTIGWFSSMTSTTPIASTQNVSTGTYYVAQFNGACWSDKTTVQVTVGTVPPAPSNANVQLCGNYNFGQVSIGQISGATLNWYETSTSTTPLGSSTNVVGGTYYVSQTVGGCESARVMITITQTDALSNPTAVSQTFCGSATVADLVAQGSVGSTIVWYNSSVALNPLSPSAALATGTYYAAQTRNGCFSARVPISVFVVSVAGPNVDTFNFCGSAKVSDLVLPTPTGVVYKWFNSPSSSTQLNADTALASGTYFVSRTQFGCESARTAVTVNINSVPDAPTGISPQTFIQGSTINDIVMNQPNVVWYISEQNARNGVNPLVQGMPLVNGTTYYGVIIGTNGCPSLPFALTVDVYLSDDKFVKEDLKYYPNPVEDLLTISYSDRILQIEVFDLLGKRVKAQSTDDKEVKIDLSDLASGTYMIQLKTENKSQFLKIIKK; encoded by the coding sequence ATGAGAAAAATTTACTTATTATTTTTGGTATTGTTACTCTCAATGTTAAGAGTCAATGCTCAGTCTAGTCTTTATCAATTTACAATTGAAAATGGGACTTATGTTCCGTTAACAGGAGGAATTGTTTTTCAGACATCTTCAGGTGATCCGATAGCAGCTGTTAACGGTGATCCAGGACAAGATTCAAAAACTTCTGCAGCAGTTACAATTCCTGCATTTGAATTTGCAGGGGTTACTTATACAAGTGTAAGGGTAACTTCAAATGGTCAAATGGTTTTTGGGTCTACAGGAACTCTTTCTGCATATGAGTATAAGGCTATTAGTACTAGTTTTGCCGATAACAAAGTATTATCCCCATTCGGTGCAGATTTAAATGTTGGAGCTACTGGGATTTCAGATATAAGATTTCAGGTTGTTGGAAATGAAAGTGTAGTTGAATGGAGAAATTTTAGAAGATTTGGAAAAACAGAATCATTTAGTTTCCAAATTAGAATGAATAATACAACAGGCGTAATAAAATTTATATATAATGGTAATCCACCTTATGATGTTTCAACAGATTATTATCCGCAAATTGGTATAAAAAATAGTACAAGTGATTATCAATATCTAATTTTAGGTTCAGGTGATTCATGGGTGAATGCAAATACATCAATTACAGGAGTTACTTCGAGTTCAATATGTAAGTTTAATGGGGTAACTGGTTTTGTAGATGGATTGACCTATGTTTTTACTCCTCCACTTCCTTGTGCAGGTGTTCCAAATGGTGGTTTAGTTTCAGTTGCCAGACAAAACTTGTGTTCAGGTGCAACTCCTACAACAATTTCTGTTGGTCTTGTAAATCCAGGTTTATCAGGTATTTCTTATAAATGGCAAGAGTCAACAGATAATGCTACTTGGACTGATGTTGCAGGTGCAACAGCAGGCATTACATTAAGTTATACGCCGCCAGCATATAATGGAACGACTAAATATTATAGATTAAAAACAACTTGTGCTAATGGGGCAGGTGTAGCCTATTCTACTGTTTGTGAGATTACTGGTGCAGGAGCTCCTTTGTCAGCAACATCATTAACTTTTTCTAATGTTACAGATTTTTCTATGAATATAGGATGGATTAATGGTGGAGGAAATCGTAGAGTTGTTGTAATTAATGATACTAATACTTTTGTTAATCCAGTTGATGGAAATGATGCTGCTTTAGTTGCAGCAACAGCCTATTCAGGTTCTGGACAGCAAATTATTTATGACGGAACAGGGACGTCGGTTTCTGTAACACAATTAAACTGTTCTAAAACATATTATGTGCGTGTTTATGAATATGTACGTTGTGGTTCAGCGGCACCATATAGTTATAATTATGGTGTAGCATTAAGTGGTTCTCAAATGACAACCGCAACTACATTGAGTACAACTGTTGTAAACATGCCTGAGGCAATTACTTTAACGGGCTTTACGGGTTCAAATTTATCAACAGTTTCACCTGGTTGGGATGAACGAGCTGGTGACGGATCTTTTACAACAACAACTTCAGCATGGACAAATAGTTCAGTTAATGGAGTTACAACCGCTAGAATTAATCTTTATACTACTTCAAGAAAGGAATGGATTATTTCACCTCCTGTTAATTTAAATGAAGCTTCGAGAGTAACTTTCAAGGCTGCTATGACTGCTGCCACTTCAACAACTGTTGCGAGTAACGGGGGGATGGTTAATACAGATGATAAAATACAAGTGATGATTTCTACAGATGCTTGTGGAAATATTTGGACTCCGTTGTACACAATTGACGCCAGTAATGCTGCGCAATTTGGAACTAGTTTAGTTCCACAAGAAGTATTGATACCTTCCTCATATATCGGTCAAAATGTTCGAATTGGATTTAAGGCAGTCGATGGTCCAGTGGATGATACTAACGATTATTACTTCCATCTTGCTGATATTGTCATTGAGAAATTACCAGCATGTTCAGATGTTTTTGGAGTTACAATTACAAATGTAGCTAAAAATTCAGCTACAATTTCTTGGAATGTTTCTACTCCTGCGCCGACTGTTGGATATGAATATGAGATTAGAACAACAGGTGAGCCTGGTACACCTGGAGCTATTCAGACGGGTACTGTTACTTCTGATTTTAATACTAAAAATGTGACTGGATTGCTTCCAGAGACTGGATATACAGTTTATGTGCGAACAAACTGTCTTTCTGGTCAGAATGGCGCTTGGTCAGAAGTTAAGACATTTACAACACTTTGTGATTATCCAGATTTGGTTTCAACTACTCCAGGTTCAAGATGCGGATTTGGAACAGTGAACTTGTCTGCTAATTATTTAAACAACCCAATTGTTTCTTGGTATAGTTCTTCAACAGGTGGTTTGCCATTGTTTACAGGTGCAAATTTTGTTACTCCAAATGTTGATACAACGACTAGCTATTTTGTTCAAGCTGGTGTAGCAACGCCTAATTCAGTTGTTAAAGTAGGAAATGGAACTTCAAATTCAACAGCTGCTGGAGAGTCACCACTTTACTATAATTATGGAGGGTACAAGCATCAATATATTTACACTGCTGAGGAGTTGTTGAATGCGGGTTTAATGGCTGGTCCAATAAATTCTGTTGCTTTTGATGTTAAAACAGCTAGTTCTGTTAATAGATTAGGTTTTACTATTTATATAGGAACTACTACTCAAAATACAGCTACTTCAACACATATTTCTGGTTTAAATTTAGTGTATTCTAATGCTGCACAACCAATGAATTTAGGAGTAAATCCATATGTGTTTACTACACCATTTGTTTGGGACGGAACAAGTAATATTGTGGTTCAAGTAAATTGGAGTAATAATAATGGAGGTAATAATTCTGAATCTGGTTCTGTTGCTTATCATTCAACATCTCCAGCTAGTAAAACTACATATACATATGTAGATAATAGAACAGTTGCTCAGCTTTTAGGAACATTAACAGGAGGCGTGCCAAATGATTCTGGTACAACTTCTGGAGGAACTACAACAAGTTCGAGTAGAGCAAATACATTTTTTAATGGGGTTGCGATATGTTCTTCACCACGAACAGAAGTAGTTGCTACTGTTACACCAGCTCCAGTTTTAACATTGTCTACAAATAGTGTTGAAATTTGCGAAGGACAAACGTCAACAGTAACAGTTACAGCAGGTGCTGCAGATTATAGTTCATTTGTTTGGTCTCCAACAACAGGAGTTACAGGGAATGCGACAACTGGTTGGGTATTTAATCCTACAGAAAGTACAGTTTATACATTGACAGCATCTCAAAGCACAGGATCCTTGTGTTCTAATGCGCTTATAGTTGATGTTAAAGTAAACCCACTTCCTTTAATGTTGGATTTAGGAGAAGAACATCAAGTTTGTGCAGGAACAGTATTGCAGCTAAAAGTTGGTGATAATACAGTTTGGCCGTCTAATTATTTTAATTCGTTTGAGTCATCTCAAGTTCAAGGTTTTGTTACAAGTGCTACAGGAGGTGTTTCTACAAATACCACGACCCTAGTTGCAAGTGTTGGAGCAAGATCTTTACAAATTACACATGCTTCTAGTGCTTCTGGATATGTTACGCTTACAAATTCACTTGATCTGTCTAGTTTTGCAACACCATATTTATCTTTTGATCATATTGCAGCATTGGAAGGTTCGGGAGATTATTCATATGATTATGGATACGTTGAATATAGTTTAGATGGAGGAACAACTTGGGTTGTTTTTAAGCCAGCAGATTATGTTGGAACAGCTGAAGCTATAGGTTCAACTGATGCAATTGGACAACGTTTTTCAACGAGATCTTATGCTGATTGGAAAGCGGCTATAACTTCTTCATCTAGTGACCCGACGAACGCTTTGTGGAAACCAGCTCGTTTTAATTTTCCAACAAATGGAGATCTTTCAAATGTAAAAATTAGATTTAAAGTAACTTCTGATAGTTCAACTAGCTATGCAGGTTGGTTCATCGATAATGTAAATATTAAAGAAGCTCCACTTACAACAGCAATTTGGACCCCAGCTACTAATTTATATACCGATGCTGCTGCTACTGTACCTTATGTTGCAGGTTCAGATGCTGCTATAGTTTATTTTAAATCTGCTGTAGCTATGGCTGAAACAGATTATGAAGTAACAGTAATTAGTGCAGCTGATTGTTCAGTAACTCAAACAGTAGCAATCACAAATGTTTTTGTTGATACACCAGTTGCTGCAGATCAATCATTCTGTGATGAAGTAGAAGTTTCTGATGTAATTGTAACAGGCTTAACTACTGGAGCAACATTGAAATGGTATGCTTCAGAAACTTCAACAACAGAAATTACTTCAATAGCTGCTACAGGAACTTACTATGTAGTTCAAGAGCTTAATGGATGTTCTTCATCTCGAGTTGCTGTAGAAATTGAACTAAACGGCGTAAATGTAGCTCCAGTTGCTCCAGCAAATCAGAACTTCTGTGGTATCGCTACAGTTAGTGATTTAGAAGTTACGGCTTTAACAGGAAATACCATTGGATGGTTTGGTAGTGAAACATCTACAACAGAATTGACATCTACAACAGAATTAACCTCAGGAGTTTATTATGTTTCTCAGTATAATGGACATTGTTGGTCTCCAAGAGCTTCAGTGACGGTTTCAGTTGTACCTGTGCCTAGTGCGCCAGCAGTAACAGCACAAAACTTCTGTGGAACACGTCCTTTAAGCGAAATTAATTTTGGACAAGCGTCAAATGCTACATTGAAATGGTATGAAACAGCAACATCAACTGCAGTTTTACCAATGACATTGTCAGTAGCAACAGGTACATATTATGTTTCTCAAACAATTGGAGGATGTGAGTCATCTCGAGTTGCAGTTTCAGTAACTGTTCAAGCAGTTTTACCAGCTCCAGTTGCACCAGCAACTCAGTTATATTGTGGATCAACATTGATTTCAGATTTAGCAGCTAATGCAGCTTCAGGCGGAACAATCGGATGGTTCTCCTCTATGACTTCAACTACGCCAATTGCTTCAACTCAGAATGTTTCAACAGGAACATATTATGTAGCTCAATTTAATGGAGCTTGTTGGTCAGATAAAACTACCGTTCAAGTTACAGTAGGAACTGTGCCACCAGCACCAAGTAATGCAAATGTACAGTTATGTGGAAACTATAATTTTGGACAAGTATCTATTGGTCAAATATCAGGAGCTACTTTAAATTGGTATGAAACATCAACTTCGACAACACCTCTAGGGTCATCGACAAATGTTGTAGGAGGAACATATTATGTTTCACAAACAGTAGGAGGATGTGAGTCGGCACGTGTAATGATTACTATAACACAAACAGATGCTTTAAGTAACCCAACGGCAGTTTCTCAAACTTTCTGTGGTTCAGCAACTGTAGCAGATTTAGTAGCTCAAGGTTCAGTTGGATCAACGATAGTTTGGTATAATTCATCAGTAGCATTAAACCCATTATCGCCAAGTGCAGCTTTAGCAACAGGAACATATTATGCGGCTCAAACAAGAAACGGATGTTTTTCAGCTAGAGTTCCAATTTCTGTTTTTGTAGTTTCAGTAGCAGGGCCAAATGTAGATACATTTAATTTCTGTGGAAGTGCAAAAGTTTCAGATTTGGTATTGCCAACACCAACAGGAGTTGTTTACAAATGGTTTAATTCACCATCAAGTTCGACACAATTAAATGCTGATACAGCATTAGCTTCAGGAACATATTTTGTTTCACGTACACAATTCGGATGTGAATCAGCAAGAACGGCTGTAACAGTAAACATAAATTCTGTTCCAGATGCGCCAACTGGAATAAGTCCTCAAACATTTATTCAAGGTTCTACGATAAATGATATCGTAATGAATCAACCAAATGTGGTTTGGTATATTTCAGAACAAAATGCAAGAAATGGAGTAAATCCATTAGTTCAAGGAATGCCTTTAGTAAACGGAACAACTTACTACGGTGTAATAATCGGAACGAACGGATGTCCAAGTTTACCATTTGCGTTAACAGTAGATGTTTATTTATCAGATGATAAATTCGTAAAAGAAGATTTGAAATATTATCCAAACCCAGTAGAGGATTTGTTAACAATATCATATTCAGATCGTATTTTACAGATAGAAGTATTTGATTTATTAGGTAAGCGAGTTAAAGCTCAATCAACAGATGATAAAGAAGTTAAAATTGATTTATCAGATTTAGCAAGCGGAACTTACATGATTCAATTGAAAACTGAAAATAAATCACAGTTCTTGAAAATTATCAAAAAATAA